In Nocardia asteroides, the following proteins share a genomic window:
- a CDS encoding TetR/AcrR family transcriptional regulator has product MADGKSTPRRAPAGAPRPTRRSFTEQQVVDTALELLDEGGPSALSIRAVAARLGVNPNAVYTYVASRADLERAVIERVLSAVPLGPLSDPGVEWTAAVIQFALGLREQLLAHPAVATLMMSGSMDGPAARDVGEAMFGCLARGGLPAPARAHGVYAVIVQVLGAIALEVAETDGKPPLPPESERIAQRRAALDELDATRWPRTAAHLDEIAAWNSVDQFVWGLRALLIGMTAA; this is encoded by the coding sequence ATGGCGGACGGGAAGTCAACACCTCGGCGCGCGCCGGCCGGTGCGCCGCGGCCGACGCGGCGGTCGTTCACCGAGCAGCAGGTCGTGGACACCGCGCTCGAGCTGCTCGACGAAGGCGGGCCCAGCGCGCTCTCGATCCGCGCGGTGGCCGCCCGGCTCGGGGTGAACCCCAACGCGGTGTACACCTACGTCGCCAGCCGGGCCGATCTGGAACGCGCGGTGATCGAGCGGGTGCTGTCGGCGGTACCGCTGGGTCCGCTGTCCGATCCCGGCGTGGAGTGGACCGCGGCGGTCATCCAGTTCGCGCTCGGCCTGCGCGAGCAGTTGCTGGCCCATCCGGCGGTCGCGACGCTGATGATGTCGGGCTCGATGGACGGCCCGGCCGCGCGCGATGTCGGCGAGGCGATGTTCGGCTGCCTGGCTCGCGGCGGTCTCCCCGCGCCCGCCCGCGCGCACGGCGTGTACGCGGTGATCGTGCAGGTGCTGGGCGCGATCGCGCTGGAGGTGGCCGAGACCGACGGAAAGCCGCCGCTGCCACCGGAATCCGAGCGCATCGCCCAGCGCAGGGCGGCCCTCGACGAGCTGGACGCCACCCGCTGGCCGCGCACCGCCGCGCATCTGGACGAGATCGCCGCCTGGAACTCGGTGGATCAGTTCGTCTGGGGGTTGCGGGCGCTGCTCATCGGCATGACGGCAGCCTGA
- a CDS encoding DUF2630 family protein: MNDQDILARIKQLVDDEHALRAKATAGEIDPVAERQQLAQLEVMLDQAWDLLRQRRARSGADESPNDTEMRSPRQVEGYLQ; encoded by the coding sequence ATGAACGATCAGGACATTCTGGCGCGAATCAAACAGCTGGTCGACGACGAGCACGCGCTGCGCGCCAAGGCCACCGCGGGCGAGATCGACCCGGTCGCCGAACGGCAGCAGCTGGCGCAGCTGGAAGTGATGCTCGATCAGGCGTGGGATCTGCTGCGGCAACGCCGGGCCCGCTCCGGCGCCGACGAATCCCCCAACGACACCGAGATGCGCTCGCCGCGTCAGGTCGAGGGCTATCTGCAGTGA
- a CDS encoding alpha/beta hydrolase-fold protein: MTRLTDLSLLTGWLPVTLTVLGVLGAVWLLIARSRRYVTVTAPIVVLTAAVFTTALYLVVEEVWRPLSDPIAVSVYVLIGIAVAAVLLVVPRILVRRRVWTAVVTVLAAAAVLVAVGVRINLIYASYPTVGTVFGVDELDHVAADQLTRTAEVVTGRPLTSVWHAPAGLPAHGKVLSASIPPTASGFEARDAQIYLPPAYFADPRPLLPVLVLLAGNPGAPEDWFVGGRLARTMDEFAAAHEGLAPVVVVADGTGSQLANPLCLDSRLGNVATYLAVDVPAWTRANLQIDPDPRAWAVGGLSYGGTCSLQLATNCPQVYPTFLDLSGQDEPTLGDRQRTVDAAFGGDTAALLRVNPLDLLRTQRFPDSAGAFVVGADDAEFRPQVERMYQAARDAGMDVRLRELPGGHDFALWSAGLRDQLPWLATRLGITP, translated from the coding sequence ATGACGAGGCTCACCGATCTGTCGTTGCTCACCGGGTGGCTCCCGGTGACGCTCACGGTGCTCGGCGTGCTGGGTGCGGTGTGGTTGCTGATCGCCCGGTCGCGCCGCTATGTGACGGTCACCGCGCCGATCGTGGTGCTCACCGCCGCCGTGTTCACCACGGCGCTGTATCTGGTCGTCGAGGAGGTGTGGCGGCCGCTGTCGGATCCGATCGCCGTCTCGGTGTACGTGCTGATCGGGATCGCGGTGGCGGCGGTGCTGCTGGTGGTGCCGCGGATCCTGGTGCGCAGACGGGTGTGGACAGCGGTGGTGACGGTACTGGCCGCGGCGGCCGTGCTGGTCGCGGTCGGCGTCCGGATCAACCTGATCTACGCCTCCTATCCGACGGTCGGCACCGTCTTCGGCGTCGACGAGCTCGATCACGTCGCGGCCGATCAGCTGACCCGCACCGCCGAGGTGGTGACCGGGCGGCCGCTGACCTCGGTGTGGCACGCGCCCGCGGGGCTGCCCGCGCACGGCAAGGTGCTCTCCGCGAGCATTCCGCCCACCGCGTCGGGCTTCGAGGCGAGAGATGCCCAGATCTACCTGCCGCCCGCGTATTTCGCCGATCCGCGACCGCTGCTGCCGGTGCTGGTACTGCTGGCCGGGAACCCGGGCGCGCCGGAGGACTGGTTCGTCGGTGGCCGGCTGGCCCGGACCATGGACGAGTTCGCCGCGGCGCACGAGGGGCTGGCGCCGGTGGTCGTGGTCGCCGACGGCACCGGGAGTCAGCTGGCGAATCCGCTGTGCCTGGACTCGCGGCTCGGCAATGTCGCCACCTATCTCGCGGTCGACGTGCCCGCCTGGACCAGGGCCAACCTTCAGATCGACCCGGATCCGCGGGCATGGGCGGTGGGCGGGTTGTCCTACGGCGGGACCTGCTCGCTGCAACTGGCCACCAACTGTCCGCAGGTGTACCCGACCTTTCTGGACCTGTCCGGGCAGGACGAGCCGACGCTGGGCGACCGGCAGCGCACGGTCGACGCGGCCTTCGGCGGCGATACCGCCGCGCTGCTGCGGGTCAATCCGCTCGATCTCCTACGCACGCAGCGCTTTCCGGATTCGGCGGGAGCGTTCGTGGTGGGCGCCGACGACGCGGAATTCCGCCCGCAGGTCGAGCGGATGTACCAGGCGGCCAGGGACGCCGGGATGGACGTGCGGCTGCGCGAGCTGCCCGGCGGCCACGACTTCGCGCTGTGGTCCGCCGGGCTGCGCGATCAACTGCCCTGGCTGGCAACCCGTCTCGGCATCACGCCCTGA
- a CDS encoding Fpg/Nei family DNA glycosylase produces the protein MPELPEVEALAQFLRDHAVGAVVGRVDVAALSAVKTFDPPVTALSGRDVTGANRWGKFLGMDCGGLWLITHLSRGGWLRWVDEPNPLPPKPGGKSPLALRVHFFTPEGATPAIDLTEAGTKKRLAVYIVDDPKAVPGIARLGPDALAVTEDEFAALLRGTSQRIKTALVDQTLLAGIGNAYSDEILHTAKISPFANTKTMPAETVSQLYAAMREVLLDAVARSVGQDAARLKGEKRSGMRVHARTGEKCPVCGDVVREVSYAERSFQYCATCQTGGKVLADRRMSRLLK, from the coding sequence GTGCCCGAGCTACCCGAGGTAGAGGCGCTGGCGCAGTTCCTGCGGGACCACGCGGTCGGCGCGGTGGTGGGGCGTGTCGACGTGGCGGCGCTGAGCGCGGTGAAGACGTTCGACCCGCCCGTCACGGCGCTGTCCGGACGCGATGTCACCGGCGCGAACCGGTGGGGCAAGTTCCTGGGCATGGACTGCGGCGGGCTGTGGCTGATCACCCATCTCTCGCGTGGCGGCTGGCTGCGCTGGGTGGACGAACCGAATCCGCTGCCGCCGAAACCGGGCGGCAAGTCGCCGCTGGCGCTGCGGGTGCACTTCTTCACCCCCGAGGGCGCCACGCCGGCGATCGACCTCACCGAGGCGGGAACGAAGAAGCGGCTGGCCGTCTACATCGTCGACGATCCGAAGGCGGTGCCCGGTATCGCGCGGCTCGGGCCGGACGCGCTGGCGGTGACCGAGGACGAGTTCGCCGCGTTGCTGCGCGGCACCTCGCAGCGGATCAAGACCGCGCTGGTGGACCAGACCCTGCTCGCCGGAATCGGCAACGCCTACTCCGACGAGATACTGCACACCGCCAAGATCTCGCCCTTCGCCAATACGAAAACCATGCCGGCGGAGACCGTTTCGCAGCTGTACGCGGCGATGCGGGAGGTCCTGCTCGACGCGGTGGCGCGCTCGGTCGGCCAGGACGCGGCCCGGCTCAAGGGCGAGAAGCGATCCGGGATGCGCGTCCACGCGCGCACCGGCGAGAAGTGCCCGGTGTGCGGTGACGTGGTGCGCGAGGTGTCCTACGCCGAGCGCTCGTTCCAGTACTGCGCCACCTGCCAGACCGGCGGCAAGGTGCTCGCGGACCGGCGGATGTCGCGGTTGCTCAAGTAG
- a CDS encoding bifunctional lysylphosphatidylglycerol flippase/synthetase MprF — MDDDTAATAPAPPGPLAGVGAVLRRVPFTIAFLALVVVLGVATGGLWHRLDGRAWFHDIAYGWPALTEGKWWTPLSGWPFGLTPFQYVTMAVFFAIAVGWTEWRLGTARTALVCVSGQLIGVLGAALTVGLLAHTHLGWADRLADVRDVGFTTAAIAGLAAVSATLRSPWRLRVRAALGAWVAITFLFESTFADLMHVLAAAVWLPLGEKLFSRGEHGFWPRTRREVRMLAFVGLLVIAAASVLVYFFPGDSLLGPTAEERGSLGSTILTVVVIAVVADQLRKGRRWAWWVALGYGALHVTLTLVLLGVAIGTDYRTTGAVTVGTALLWAGEVALLYGGRGAFRVPVRRKISGGALSGTEPGDAVRALLARYGGSTMSWMTTWPENKYWFADDGERYVAYQRHAGTVVALTDPVGPPDLLPDTIARFTDGCEAEGLVPCLFSTTRTVADLAAELGWRSAQIAEDTIVDLPQLEFKGKAWQDIRSAINKAGKEGIEFRLVQLDDEPFAVLAQVRAISEEWVGEKGLPEMGFTLGGVEEALDPAVRVGLAVDAEGSVHGVTSWLPVFGAGDQIRGWTLDVMRRRPDGFRPVIEFLIASACQAFKEEGAEIVSLSGAPLARTAGADGAEPIDRLLEGLGAAMEPYYGFRSLHTFKAKFQPRHEPVFLCYRDEADLPRIGIALTKAYLPEVSAKDLMALGAAGR; from the coding sequence ATGGACGACGACACAGCTGCCACCGCACCGGCCCCGCCGGGCCCGCTCGCCGGCGTGGGCGCCGTCCTGCGCCGGGTGCCGTTCACGATCGCCTTCCTCGCCCTGGTCGTCGTGCTCGGCGTCGCGACCGGCGGGCTCTGGCACAGGCTCGACGGCCGCGCCTGGTTCCACGACATCGCCTACGGCTGGCCCGCGCTCACCGAGGGCAAGTGGTGGACGCCGTTGTCCGGCTGGCCCTTCGGGCTCACCCCGTTCCAGTACGTCACCATGGCGGTGTTCTTCGCGATCGCGGTCGGCTGGACCGAGTGGCGGCTCGGCACCGCGCGCACCGCGCTGGTGTGTGTGAGCGGGCAGCTGATCGGGGTGCTCGGCGCCGCGCTGACGGTGGGGCTGCTCGCGCACACCCACCTGGGCTGGGCCGACCGGCTCGCCGACGTCCGCGACGTCGGATTCACCACGGCGGCCATCGCGGGCCTGGCCGCGGTGTCGGCCACCCTGCGCTCGCCGTGGCGGCTGCGGGTCCGCGCCGCGCTGGGCGCGTGGGTGGCCATCACCTTCCTGTTCGAATCCACCTTCGCCGATCTCATGCACGTGCTCGCCGCGGCGGTGTGGCTACCGCTGGGCGAGAAGCTGTTCAGCCGCGGCGAGCACGGTTTCTGGCCACGGACCCGGCGCGAGGTCCGGATGCTCGCGTTCGTGGGCCTGCTGGTGATCGCCGCGGCCTCGGTGCTGGTGTACTTCTTCCCCGGCGACAGCCTGCTCGGCCCCACCGCGGAGGAACGGGGTTCGCTGGGCAGCACGATCCTCACCGTGGTGGTGATCGCGGTGGTCGCCGACCAGCTGCGCAAGGGCAGGCGCTGGGCCTGGTGGGTCGCCCTCGGCTACGGCGCGCTGCACGTGACGCTCACGCTCGTGCTGCTGGGCGTGGCGATCGGCACCGACTACCGGACCACCGGCGCGGTCACGGTGGGCACCGCGCTGCTGTGGGCCGGTGAGGTGGCGCTGCTCTACGGCGGACGCGGCGCGTTCCGGGTTCCGGTGCGGCGCAAGATCTCCGGCGGCGCGCTGTCGGGCACCGAGCCCGGCGACGCCGTGCGCGCCCTGCTCGCGCGCTACGGCGGCAGCACCATGTCGTGGATGACCACCTGGCCGGAGAACAAGTACTGGTTCGCCGACGACGGCGAACGCTACGTGGCCTACCAGCGGCACGCGGGCACCGTCGTCGCGCTCACCGACCCCGTCGGCCCGCCGGACCTGCTGCCCGACACCATCGCCCGCTTCACCGACGGGTGCGAGGCCGAGGGTCTGGTGCCGTGCCTGTTCTCCACCACGCGGACGGTCGCGGACCTGGCCGCCGAACTCGGCTGGCGCAGTGCGCAGATCGCCGAGGACACCATCGTGGATCTGCCCCAGCTCGAGTTCAAGGGCAAGGCCTGGCAGGACATCCGCTCCGCGATCAACAAGGCGGGCAAGGAGGGCATCGAGTTCCGGCTGGTACAGCTGGACGACGAACCGTTCGCGGTGCTGGCGCAGGTCCGCGCGATCTCGGAGGAATGGGTGGGCGAGAAGGGCCTGCCGGAAATGGGTTTCACCCTCGGCGGCGTCGAGGAGGCGCTCGACCCGGCCGTGCGGGTGGGCCTCGCGGTCGACGCCGAGGGCAGCGTGCACGGCGTCACCTCGTGGCTGCCGGTGTTCGGCGCCGGTGACCAGATCCGCGGCTGGACCCTCGACGTGATGCGCAGGCGCCCCGACGGCTTCCGGCCGGTGATCGAGTTCCTGATCGCCTCGGCCTGCCAGGCCTTCAAAGAGGAAGGCGCCGAGATCGTTTCGCTCTCGGGCGCACCGCTGGCCCGGACTGCGGGCGCCGACGGCGCCGAGCCGATCGATCGTCTGCTCGAAGGGCTCGGCGCCGCGATGGAGCCGTACTACGGTTTCCGGTCGCTGCACACGTTCAAGGCGAAGTTCCAGCCCCGCCACGAACCGGTGTTCCTGTGCTACCGCGACGAAGCCGACCTGCCCCGGATCGGGATCGCGCTGACCAAGGCGTATCTGCCCGAGGTCTCGGCCAAGGACCTGATGGCGCTCGGCGCCGCAGGCCGCTGA
- a CDS encoding dihydrolipoyl dehydrogenase family protein gives MTDADYDVIVLGAGPAGENAAAYAVAGSDRTAALVERELFGGECSYWACIPSKALLRPGAVLSLGRSMPGVTAAGPQVADVLARRDTFVHDHDDESQVDWVKSAGIEPVRGSGRLVGERLVEVDTGDGVRVLRARHAVVLATGTTAAIPDTPGLRDALPWTSRDVTNLTIVPRRVAVIGGGVVACEAATWLAELGAEEVTMLVRGDRLLPRAEPFAAELILRGLRDTGVVTVRLHTEPSLIARRDPVATGVGAIHGGPVTLVLDDGELEVDEIVVATGRAPATGGLGLDSVGLPDGYVEVDDQLTVRSVPGDWLYAVGDVNHRAALTHMGKYQARVCGDVIAARAEGKPLDGPRYAASADHGQVPQVVYTAPELASVGLTEQDARKAGFAVDTVELDIAVAGSSLSRDDFHGRAKLVIDAAADRLLGATFVGPDMGEQLHAATIAVVGAVPLETLWHAVPAFPAVSEFWLRLLEARRDR, from the coding sequence GTGACCGACGCCGACTACGACGTCATCGTCCTGGGCGCGGGCCCGGCGGGTGAGAACGCCGCCGCCTACGCCGTCGCGGGCAGCGATCGCACCGCCGCGCTCGTCGAGCGGGAGCTGTTCGGCGGCGAATGCAGCTACTGGGCGTGTATTCCCAGCAAGGCGCTGCTGCGGCCCGGCGCAGTCCTGAGCCTGGGCCGGTCCATGCCGGGCGTCACCGCCGCCGGACCGCAGGTCGCCGACGTCCTCGCCCGCCGCGACACCTTCGTCCACGACCACGACGACGAATCCCAGGTCGACTGGGTGAAATCGGCGGGCATCGAGCCGGTCCGCGGGTCCGGCCGGCTCGTCGGCGAACGACTCGTCGAGGTCGACACCGGCGACGGTGTGCGCGTCCTGCGGGCCCGGCACGCCGTCGTCCTGGCCACCGGCACCACCGCCGCGATCCCGGACACGCCCGGCCTGCGCGACGCGCTGCCCTGGACCTCCCGCGACGTCACCAATCTGACCATCGTCCCGCGCCGGGTCGCGGTCATCGGCGGCGGCGTCGTCGCCTGCGAGGCCGCCACCTGGCTGGCCGAACTGGGCGCCGAGGAAGTCACCATGCTCGTGCGCGGCGACCGGCTGCTGCCGCGTGCCGAACCGTTCGCCGCCGAACTGATCCTGCGCGGCCTGCGCGACACCGGCGTGGTCACCGTGCGGCTGCACACCGAGCCGAGCCTGATCGCCCGCCGCGACCCGGTCGCCACCGGCGTCGGCGCCATCCACGGCGGGCCGGTCACCCTCGTCCTCGACGACGGGGAACTCGAGGTCGACGAGATCGTCGTCGCCACCGGCCGCGCCCCGGCCACCGGCGGACTCGGCCTGGACAGCGTCGGCCTGCCCGACGGCTATGTGGAGGTCGACGATCAGCTGACCGTCCGCTCGGTGCCCGGCGACTGGCTCTACGCCGTGGGCGACGTGAATCACCGTGCGGCACTGACCCACATGGGCAAGTACCAGGCCAGGGTGTGCGGCGACGTGATCGCCGCGCGCGCCGAGGGCAAGCCGCTCGACGGTCCGCGCTACGCCGCGAGCGCCGACCACGGGCAGGTGCCGCAGGTGGTGTACACCGCGCCGGAGCTGGCCTCGGTCGGGCTCACCGAACAGGACGCGCGCAAGGCCGGATTCGCCGTCGACACCGTGGAGCTGGATATCGCGGTGGCGGGCTCGTCGCTGTCGCGCGACGACTTCCACGGCCGCGCCAAACTCGTCATCGACGCCGCCGCGGACCGCCTGCTCGGCGCCACCTTCGTCGGCCCCGACATGGGCGAGCAGCTGCACGCCGCCACCATCGCGGTGGTCGGTGCCGTGCCGCTGGAGACGCTGTGGCACGCGGTACCGGCGTTTCCCGCCGTCAGCGAGTTCTGGCTGCGGCTGCTGGAGGCCAGGCGCGACCGGTGA
- a CDS encoding pyridoxamine 5'-phosphate oxidase family protein: MTTHDASRTPLSPTPRTTLTRAKERGVADRAALDAVLDAGLVCHLGVLLGGSPVVLPTIYGRLGDTLYLHGSTGAGNMRAAIDTDISLSVTHVDGLVYARSAMHFSMNFRSAVIRGRATLVTDEAERTAALRAIVEQAAPGSWDRVRPPNRKEMAATMVLALDLTEASVKVRTGGPNDDTADIATGGVWAGVLPLRQVWGEPIDADNLEPGLDVPADVLARVTPVAVG; this comes from the coding sequence ATGACCACGCACGACGCTTCCCGCACCCCTTTGTCGCCGACCCCGCGAACGACCCTCACCCGGGCCAAGGAACGCGGCGTGGCCGATCGCGCCGCACTGGACGCGGTGCTCGACGCCGGTCTGGTCTGCCACCTCGGCGTGCTGCTCGGCGGCTCGCCGGTGGTGCTGCCGACCATCTACGGCCGGCTCGGCGACACCCTGTACCTGCACGGATCCACCGGCGCGGGCAATATGCGCGCCGCGATCGACACCGACATCTCGCTGTCGGTGACCCACGTCGACGGCCTGGTGTACGCCCGCTCGGCCATGCACTTCTCGATGAACTTCCGCTCGGCGGTCATCCGCGGCCGGGCGACGCTCGTCACCGACGAGGCCGAACGCACGGCCGCGCTGCGGGCGATCGTCGAGCAGGCGGCGCCCGGCTCCTGGGACCGGGTGCGCCCGCCCAACCGCAAGGAGATGGCCGCGACGATGGTGCTCGCGCTCGACCTCACCGAGGCCTCGGTGAAGGTGCGCACCGGCGGCCCCAACGACGACACGGCCGACATCGCGACCGGCGGCGTCTGGGCCGGGGTGCTGCCGCTGCGGCAGGTCTGGGGCGAGCCGATCGACGCGGACAACCTGGAGCCCGGCCTCGACGTGCCCGCCGACGTACTGGCCCGGGTCACCCCGGTCGCGGTCGGCTGA
- the pdxR gene encoding MocR-like pyridoxine biosynthesis transcription factor PdxR, translated as MLDDLPIPLDRAAAEPLSVQVADALRAAATGGVLRVDDRLPSSRALASRLGVSRAVVSAAYDQLHAEGWLTGRRGSGTYLSTAPAAAPPRTAPGLDAEPVADLLDLGPGAPCAEAVDPAAWRRAWRAAGDQPADARRDRAGEPAFRRAVAEHLLRHRGLAADGAAVLATAGTSAAVGELACALLRPGDAVAIEDPGYLRAVGAFRAAGIRVLPVPVDADGLRVEDIPDGVRAVYCTPAHQFPLGARMPAARRVELVEFARARGIFVIEDDYDGELRYDTAPLPLLASIAPDVVVHLGTTSKIIATTLGVGWLVARPDITAAVLAYRTTTGTAPSPAGQRVLAEFARHGDLARHLRRLRRVVPPRRALVVAELARRGLPVIGDDAGSHVVVELPGAAAEQRAIAAAHARGVLLDGLARHHLGAAHRFGVAIGYTAASAAELATAMPIAADCLAAAAGPRSASTPPVATRS; from the coding sequence ATGCTGGACGACCTCCCGATCCCGCTCGACCGGGCGGCGGCCGAACCGCTGTCGGTGCAGGTCGCCGATGCCCTGCGGGCCGCGGCCACCGGCGGAGTACTGCGCGTGGACGACCGCTTGCCGTCCTCGCGCGCCCTCGCGAGCCGGCTCGGCGTGAGCCGGGCCGTGGTGTCGGCCGCCTACGACCAGCTGCACGCCGAGGGCTGGCTCACCGGCCGCCGCGGCTCCGGCACCTACCTGAGCACGGCCCCGGCCGCCGCGCCGCCGCGCACCGCGCCGGGCCTCGACGCCGAGCCCGTGGCCGATCTGCTCGACCTCGGACCGGGGGCACCGTGCGCCGAGGCGGTCGACCCCGCCGCCTGGCGCCGTGCCTGGCGCGCGGCGGGTGACCAGCCCGCCGACGCCCGCAGGGACCGCGCGGGTGAACCCGCGTTCCGCCGCGCCGTCGCCGAGCACCTGCTGCGCCACCGGGGACTGGCCGCGGACGGCGCCGCGGTACTGGCCACGGCGGGCACCAGCGCCGCCGTCGGCGAACTGGCCTGCGCGCTGCTGCGCCCCGGCGACGCGGTCGCGATCGAAGACCCCGGCTACCTGCGCGCGGTCGGCGCGTTCCGGGCCGCGGGCATCCGGGTGCTTCCGGTGCCCGTCGACGCCGACGGCCTGCGCGTCGAGGACATCCCCGACGGCGTGCGCGCGGTGTATTGCACACCGGCGCACCAGTTTCCGCTCGGCGCCCGGATGCCCGCGGCGCGGCGGGTGGAGCTGGTCGAATTCGCCAGGGCACGCGGCATCTTCGTCATCGAGGACGACTACGACGGCGAATTGCGCTATGACACAGCGCCACTGCCGCTGCTGGCCTCGATCGCCCCCGACGTGGTGGTGCACCTCGGCACCACCAGCAAGATCATCGCCACCACCCTCGGTGTCGGCTGGCTCGTCGCGCGGCCCGACATCACGGCGGCGGTGCTCGCCTACCGGACCACCACCGGCACCGCGCCGAGCCCGGCCGGACAGCGGGTGCTCGCCGAGTTCGCCCGGCACGGCGACCTGGCCCGGCACCTGCGCAGGCTGCGCCGGGTGGTGCCACCCCGCCGTGCCCTCGTCGTCGCGGAGCTGGCCCGGCGCGGGCTCCCGGTGATCGGGGACGACGCGGGCTCGCACGTGGTGGTCGAACTGCCCGGCGCCGCCGCCGAACAGCGGGCGATCGCCGCCGCCCACGCCCGCGGGGTGCTGCTCGACGGCCTGGCCCGCCACCATCTGGGCGCCGCGCACCGGTTCGGCGTCGCCATCGGCTACACCGCGGCGAGCGCGGCCGAGCTGGCCACGGCCATGCCGATCGCCGCCGACTGCCTCGCCGCGGCGGCCGGGCCACGGTCCGCGTCCACCCCACCCGTGGCGACGCGGTCGTAG
- a CDS encoding crotonase/enoyl-CoA hydratase family protein, whose amino-acid sequence MSVRVEHAGPVTTVILDRPHARNAVDGPTARALTEAFRAFDADPTASVAVLWGEHGTFCAGADLKSLGTETGNQATVDGDGPMGPTRLRLSKPVIAAVSGYAVAGGLELALWCDLRIAEQDATFGVFCRRWGVPLIDGGTVRLPRIVGEGRALDMILTGRAVSAPEALQMGLVTRVVPTGDARRVAEELAGQLAALPQTCLRSDRAALYEAQGRPEEEAMRIEFRHGLDALTGGALEGAARFAAGAGRHGSTDHR is encoded by the coding sequence ATGTCCGTACGCGTCGAACACGCAGGCCCGGTCACCACGGTGATCCTGGACCGGCCCCACGCCCGCAACGCCGTCGACGGGCCCACCGCCCGCGCGCTGACCGAGGCCTTCCGCGCCTTCGACGCCGACCCGACAGCCTCGGTCGCGGTGCTGTGGGGCGAGCACGGCACCTTCTGCGCGGGCGCCGACCTCAAATCGCTCGGCACCGAGACCGGCAACCAGGCCACCGTCGACGGTGACGGCCCGATGGGACCGACCCGGCTGCGCCTGTCCAAGCCGGTGATCGCGGCAGTCTCCGGCTACGCCGTGGCGGGCGGACTGGAACTCGCGCTGTGGTGTGACCTGCGGATCGCCGAACAGGACGCCACCTTCGGCGTCTTCTGCCGCCGCTGGGGCGTGCCGCTCATCGACGGCGGCACCGTGCGGCTGCCGCGCATCGTCGGCGAGGGCAGGGCGCTGGACATGATCCTCACCGGTCGCGCGGTGAGCGCGCCCGAGGCGCTGCAGATGGGACTGGTCACCCGGGTCGTCCCGACCGGTGACGCCCGCCGCGTCGCCGAGGAACTGGCCGGTCAGCTGGCCGCGCTCCCCCAGACCTGCCTGCGTTCGGACCGCGCCGCGCTCTACGAGGCGCAGGGCCGTCCCGAGGAGGAGGCCATGCGCATCGAGTTCCGGCACGGACTGGACGCGCTCACCGGCGGCGCGCTCGAGGGCGCCGCTCGCTTCGCCGCGGGCGCGGGCAGGCACGGGAGCACCGACCACCGGTGA
- a CDS encoding DUF4386 domain-containing protein → MRTKPWPAITLLICAPILMNLAFTGLGVSFDYPDVLQSPAADVLARFRAHQSTVVALFTLLAVAACAFGPLAVLVGRFDDSATMRWAVRAGIAAAVVQAVGLLRWPLLVPGLAADGTPESLDTFATLNTVLGTLVGETLGYALTAAWTALVVTALRDRVPGWFAWLGYVSAAAIAVGVLAPIAEQAGLVNFVGYLLWSCWLLAFAVLLARQGVMPRRVASQGS, encoded by the coding sequence ATGCGTACCAAGCCCTGGCCCGCCATCACGCTGCTGATCTGCGCCCCGATCCTGATGAACCTGGCCTTCACCGGCCTGGGTGTGTCGTTCGACTACCCCGACGTCCTGCAATCCCCCGCTGCCGACGTGCTCGCGCGGTTCCGCGCGCACCAGTCCACCGTCGTAGCGCTGTTCACCCTGCTCGCCGTCGCGGCCTGCGCGTTCGGTCCGCTCGCGGTGCTCGTCGGCCGGTTCGACGACTCGGCCACCATGCGCTGGGCCGTGCGGGCGGGCATCGCCGCCGCCGTCGTGCAGGCGGTCGGGCTGCTGCGCTGGCCACTGCTGGTCCCCGGGCTGGCGGCCGACGGCACGCCGGAATCCCTCGACACCTTCGCGACGCTCAACACCGTGCTGGGCACTCTCGTCGGCGAAACGCTCGGCTATGCCCTCACCGCGGCATGGACGGCGCTGGTCGTCACCGCGCTGCGCGACCGGGTGCCCGGCTGGTTCGCCTGGCTCGGCTATGTCAGCGCCGCGGCCATCGCCGTCGGCGTGCTCGCTCCGATCGCCGAGCAGGCCGGACTGGTCAATTTCGTCGGCTACCTGCTGTGGAGCTGCTGGCTCCTGGCCTTCGCCGTGCTGCTGGCCCGTCAGGGCGTGATGCCGAGACGGGTTGCCAGCCAGGGCAGTTGA